The sequence GCTGAACACCTGCGCGAAGTGTGGGGCAGCTTGCCGGTGTGTATTGTGTCCGCCGCGCCCGACGACAATCTTACAACGGCCCTCGCCCACAACAATTTCGACTTTTTGCGCAAACCCATTAAACCCAGCAAGCTGCGCGCACTAATGGAACGCTACAGTGGCGGGCATCGTTAAGCGCCCGCATCAATCAACCCAAGCTTTTTGGTTTAAAACATACCCATGATTATTCGTCCACTGGCCGTGACTGACGCGCCGCTCGTACACGATTTTTTCGTTCGTAATTGGCACCACCTCAAACCCTGGGTTCCACAGCAGGCAGTCAGTTATAAAAACGCCAGCCAATGTGCTACCAGCGTTACGCGCTTGGTGGAGGCGGCACAGCGCGGTTCGTCCATTCGATTTTTACTGCTAAATGACGATCAATCTCAACTTATTGCATCCTGCACACTGTCACAAATCGTTCATGGCCCATTTCAGGCGTGTTACATGGGTTACGACATCGATGCGGGCTACGAGGGCAAAGGGTTAATGCGCGCTTTGTGTCAACGCGCCATCGCTCACGCCTTTGGCCCGTTGAAGTTGCATCGCATAATGGCGAATTACATGCCGCACAATAATCGGTCTGCACGCCTTTTAAAGCGGCTCGGGTTTAAAGTTGAAGGCGTCGCGCAAAATTATCTGGAAATTAACGGCCGCTGGGAAAATCATGTGTTAACCGCGCTGACCCGCCACCAAAATCCTGTAAACAGAGTCCCGTAAACACAGTCCAGCAAACAACATTCAGCGTTTTATCCCCCATTTGGTATATACAGCACGCCGATAATGCCACGGGCAGGTGGTTTGACCAGCCGATTCCACCCATCTTTTTCGCAAAATCCAAAAATATAGCAAGCGTTTGTCTCGGGCCGCAGAAAAATTCTCTTGGCCGCGCTTAACGCAGGGAGACTAGCGCGCCAAAAATAGGTACAATCCTGCGCATACCGCAGCCATTCACGCCAGTGACGTCACAAAAATCAACTCTTACCCGGTAAAGAAGTACTTACCTTTTCGACGCGTGTCGCACTTAAGTGAATCTGTTATAGTTTACCGATCAGTAAAAAAATTCGGCACAAAATCCCAGGACTCCTTTTGGCAGGGCGCCACCAATCATGTTCTTACACGCGCGGATAAATTAATCCCCTGCGCGTAAAGAGTGG comes from Teredinibacter turnerae and encodes:
- a CDS encoding GNAT family N-acetyltransferase, which produces MIIRPLAVTDAPLVHDFFVRNWHHLKPWVPQQAVSYKNASQCATSVTRLVEAAQRGSSIRFLLLNDDQSQLIASCTLSQIVHGPFQACYMGYDIDAGYEGKGLMRALCQRAIAHAFGPLKLHRIMANYMPHNNRSARLLKRLGFKVEGVAQNYLEINGRWENHVLTALTRHQNPVNRVP